One region of Micromonospora ureilytica genomic DNA includes:
- a CDS encoding FtsX-like permease family protein, translating into MTPRPVAPPAPVGRRRFAELRGSWRAALRIARRESGRSRRRTILVLAMIAMPVAALAFLAASYDMAELTPQERVDRRLGVADAQLQWIANAPVGQDEWGEGWYTREGELPGKVTAAQVSALLGPGSRVTEVRPNVPLTLRGPHRDEVVNARVLDLTDPLARGLVRFRAGRAPQQPGEVAVSPTALRRLGLRLGHAVAAADGSRAYTVVAVVEFPDDLGPVVALHPGAAPAAGPEPDSVWLADVPGTVDAALVSRLNDHGVVVAARQPVGPATTTDRTWFGSVRQSSPDDLSTGILIAGLGLLEVVLLVGPAFAVGVRRRRRDLALVAVAGGDAAQLRRVVLADGVVLGVLGAAAGLLVGVGAAFAGRPLMEQYVFSARFGGYRCWPTALVLLGGVAVLAGVLAALAPAWTAARQDVSAGLAGRRTPAKAPGRWLALGLALVVGGAGLAAFGATRTSPAVILTGLILGELGLVCCTPTLLGVLARLGRVLPLAPRIALRDASRNRAAAAPAICAVMAAVASSVALGGYLASDGAREARAYRPALPTGHVLVNSIGSTGQPTLAQITDAARTQFGVGAVAPVQTASCGAGSNGYCDIAPVLPLTRACPWQPGVQLSAAQRQQARADPRCQIRETDYPGDYVETGVDDGTALPLLTGVDPATTAAATAVLRAGGVVVTDPRYLHDGLVTVRVSEVEAGPDRPTAVRDLPGYALPRATGQSRLLLSAAAARQLGVSWSPTSWVIGTTTPPDDDQQARFTAALRPFGTLSLNVEYGGPPRDVSPLLLLLAAAAGLITVGAAGVATALAAAEGRAELTTLAAVGAAPAVRRLLAICQAGVIAGLGSVLGIVAGLGTAAIVLVSVNRQYASHWPVPDPYPFLVPWPALGVLVLVPVVAMLGAGLFTRARLPIERRLD; encoded by the coding sequence GTGACGCCGCGGCCGGTCGCGCCGCCCGCCCCGGTCGGCCGACGGCGGTTCGCCGAGCTGAGAGGCTCCTGGCGGGCGGCGCTGCGGATCGCCCGGCGTGAGTCAGGCCGCTCGCGGCGGCGGACCATCCTGGTGCTCGCGATGATCGCCATGCCGGTGGCGGCGCTGGCCTTCCTGGCGGCGAGCTACGACATGGCCGAGCTGACCCCACAGGAACGCGTCGACCGCCGGCTCGGCGTGGCCGACGCGCAACTGCAGTGGATCGCCAACGCCCCGGTGGGGCAGGACGAGTGGGGTGAGGGCTGGTACACCCGCGAGGGCGAGCTCCCCGGGAAGGTCACCGCGGCCCAGGTGAGCGCACTGCTCGGGCCGGGCAGCCGGGTCACCGAGGTGCGTCCGAACGTCCCGCTGACACTGCGCGGCCCGCACCGCGACGAGGTCGTGAACGCTCGGGTGCTGGACCTCACCGACCCGCTGGCCCGCGGGCTGGTGCGGTTTCGGGCCGGCCGGGCGCCGCAGCAACCCGGCGAGGTCGCGGTCAGTCCGACGGCGCTGCGTCGCCTGGGTCTGCGACTCGGCCACGCCGTGGCCGCCGCCGACGGGAGCAGGGCGTACACAGTGGTGGCGGTGGTCGAGTTCCCCGACGACCTCGGGCCGGTCGTGGCGCTGCACCCCGGGGCCGCGCCGGCGGCCGGTCCGGAGCCGGACAGTGTCTGGCTGGCGGACGTGCCGGGCACCGTCGACGCGGCGCTGGTGTCCCGACTCAACGACCATGGGGTGGTGGTCGCCGCCCGACAACCGGTCGGCCCGGCGACCACAACGGACCGGACGTGGTTCGGGTCGGTCAGGCAGAGCAGCCCCGACGACCTGAGCACCGGCATCCTGATCGCCGGCCTCGGGCTGCTGGAGGTCGTCCTGCTGGTCGGGCCGGCCTTCGCCGTCGGCGTCCGTCGCCGCCGACGGGATCTGGCGCTGGTCGCGGTGGCGGGCGGGGACGCCGCCCAGCTTCGCCGGGTCGTCCTGGCCGACGGTGTGGTGCTGGGCGTGCTGGGGGCCGCCGCCGGCCTGCTCGTCGGCGTCGGCGCGGCGTTCGCCGGTCGCCCGCTGATGGAGCAGTACGTCTTCAGCGCCCGTTTCGGCGGCTACCGCTGCTGGCCGACCGCGCTGGTGCTGCTCGGCGGCGTCGCGGTGCTGGCCGGGGTGCTCGCCGCGCTGGCACCGGCCTGGACCGCCGCCCGGCAGGACGTCAGCGCCGGGCTCGCCGGGCGACGCACCCCGGCGAAAGCCCCGGGCCGCTGGTTGGCTCTCGGACTGGCGCTGGTGGTCGGCGGGGCGGGGCTGGCGGCGTTCGGGGCCACCCGGACCTCCCCGGCGGTAATCCTCACCGGGCTGATCCTCGGCGAGTTGGGCCTGGTCTGCTGCACGCCCACGCTGCTCGGGGTGCTCGCCCGCCTTGGGCGGGTGTTGCCGCTGGCACCACGGATCGCGCTCCGCGACGCCAGCCGCAACCGGGCCGCCGCGGCACCGGCCATCTGCGCCGTGATGGCCGCCGTCGCCAGCAGCGTCGCCCTCGGCGGATACCTGGCCAGCGACGGCGCCCGGGAAGCGCGCGCCTACCGGCCGGCGCTGCCGACCGGCCACGTGCTGGTCAACTCGATCGGCTCGACCGGGCAGCCCACACTGGCCCAGATCACCGACGCGGCCCGGACCCAGTTCGGGGTCGGCGCGGTCGCCCCGGTGCAGACGGCGAGTTGCGGGGCGGGGAGCAACGGCTACTGCGACATCGCGCCAGTGCTCCCACTGACACGTGCCTGCCCCTGGCAGCCCGGCGTCCAACTCTCCGCGGCCCAGCGCCAGCAGGCCCGCGCCGACCCCCGCTGCCAGATCCGTGAGACGGACTATCCGGGCGACTACGTGGAGACCGGGGTCGACGACGGGACCGCGCTCCCCCTGCTCACCGGCGTGGACCCGGCGACGACCGCCGCCGCCACGGCCGTGCTGCGCGCCGGCGGCGTGGTGGTGACCGACCCGCGCTACCTGCACGACGGCCTGGTGACCGTCCGGGTCAGCGAGGTGGAGGCCGGTCCGGACCGGCCGACCGCGGTCCGCGACCTTCCGGGGTACGCGCTGCCCCGGGCGACCGGCCAGTCCCGCCTGCTGCTGTCCGCCGCCGCGGCCCGGCAACTCGGCGTGAGCTGGTCCCCGACCAGCTGGGTGATCGGCACCACGACCCCACCCGACGACGACCAACAGGCGCGGTTCACCGCTGCCCTGCGGCCCTTCGGGACGCTCTCGCTGAACGTGGAGTACGGCGGCCCCCCGCGCGACGTCTCACCGCTGCTGCTGCTGCTCGCGGCGGCGGCCGGGCTGATCACGGTGGGGGCGGCCGGGGTTGCCACCGCGCTCGCCGCCGCCGAGGGACGCGCCGAGCTGACCACCCTGGCGGCCGTCGGCGCGGCCCCAGCGGTACGCCGACTGCTGGCGATCTGCCAGGCCGGGGTCATCGCCGGTCTCGGTTCGGTGCTCGGCATCGTGGCCGGCCTCGGCACCGCCGCGATCGTGCTGGTCTCGGTGAACCGGCAGTACGCCAGCCACTGGCCGGTCCCCGATCCGTACCCCTTTCTGGTGCCGTGGCCCGCGCTCGGGGTCCTGGTGCTGGTGCCGGTGGTGGCGATGCTCGGAGCGGGCCTGTTCACCCGGGCCCGGCTGCCGATCGAACGGCGGCTGGACTGA
- a CDS encoding nitroreductase/quinone reductase family protein, translating to MSVLGRVTRRLGHHRWFGAAARLLVPADRVVGRLTRGRVVALGLIPSLVITTTGRRSGKPRSNPVVYVPDGDAYVVIGSNWGQTHHPAWALNLLADPAAQVDVKGRRLAVRAERASGAERERLWQLLVTEWPAYRSYVQRAGGREIHIFRLAPTGRGAPDGPPSAG from the coding sequence GTGTCAGTGCTGGGAAGAGTCACCCGTCGGCTCGGTCATCATCGTTGGTTCGGCGCGGCCGCACGTCTGTTGGTCCCCGCCGATCGGGTGGTCGGTCGCCTCACCCGAGGCCGGGTGGTCGCGCTCGGCCTGATCCCGTCCCTGGTGATCACGACGACCGGCCGCCGCTCCGGCAAGCCCCGCAGCAATCCGGTGGTCTACGTGCCCGACGGCGACGCGTACGTGGTGATCGGCTCCAACTGGGGGCAGACCCATCACCCCGCCTGGGCGCTGAACCTGCTCGCCGATCCCGCCGCCCAGGTGGACGTGAAGGGCCGGCGGCTCGCGGTGCGGGCCGAGCGCGCGTCCGGCGCCGAACGGGAGCGGTTGTGGCAGTTGCTGGTCACCGAGTGGCCCGCGTACCGCTCGTACGTGCAGCGCGCAGGCGGTCGCGAGATCCACATCTTCCGGCTGGCCCCGACCGGGCGCGGCGCGCCCGACGGTCCACCGTCGGCTGGCTAG
- a CDS encoding nucleotidyltransferase domain-containing protein, which produces MGEQAGVDRGVDDRRWTVAERVAEAIRRRFPADALAIAVHGPLAHGDDDGGGDREAGMLVVTYRPGTGPPPATRRVDGVLVDLTVAAAEDYLAQARVLSPLWPLTADRYVTTQALHDPTGWLRTLRDEHLGRLARARPAEFSTAARQAWYRGSAAHSRAARLAEWYETDQALLMLGEARLAAATVTGLLSRTYFRDPGDAVRRTGLAGADMTEVGVVLARQAEELAARGRAVDGTVDELLTT; this is translated from the coding sequence GTGGGTGAGCAGGCCGGTGTCGACCGGGGCGTCGACGATCGACGGTGGACGGTCGCGGAGCGGGTCGCCGAGGCGATCCGGCGGCGGTTCCCGGCCGATGCGCTCGCGATCGCTGTGCACGGGCCCCTGGCGCACGGTGACGACGACGGCGGCGGGGACCGCGAGGCGGGAATGCTGGTGGTCACCTATCGACCCGGAACCGGGCCGCCGCCGGCGACCCGGCGGGTGGACGGAGTGCTGGTCGATCTGACCGTGGCCGCCGCCGAGGACTACCTGGCCCAGGCCCGGGTGCTCTCGCCGCTCTGGCCGCTGACCGCCGACCGGTACGTCACCACGCAGGCGTTGCACGACCCGACCGGCTGGTTGCGGACGCTGCGCGACGAGCACCTCGGCCGGCTGGCTCGGGCCCGGCCGGCGGAGTTCAGCACCGCGGCCCGGCAGGCGTGGTACAGGGGCAGCGCGGCGCATTCCCGGGCTGCCCGGCTCGCCGAGTGGTACGAAACCGATCAGGCTCTGCTGATGCTCGGTGAGGCCCGGCTGGCTGCGGCCACGGTGACCGGCCTGCTGAGCCGCACCTACTTCCGTGACCCGGGGGACGCGGTGCGGCGCACCGGTTTGGCCGGCGCGGACATGACCGAGGTGGGTGTGGTGCTGGCCCGGCAGGCCGAGGAGTTGGCCGCCCGTGGTCGTGCTGTCGACGGCACTGTCGACGAGCTGCTCACCACCTGA
- a CDS encoding VIT1/CCC1 transporter family protein, which produces MTDTPAALREAHHADVSGGWLRPAVFGAMDGLVTNIALIAGVGGGGVSPRNIVLTGSAGLVAGAISMGLGEYTSVRSANEQVAAEVAKERRELERHPEAEARELADAWVARGLPRDLATQVAEAVRRDPEEALRVHVREELGVDPDDQPSPWAAAISSFLFFSVGALVPLLPYLLGATELWLALAVGGLGLFVAGAVVARFTNRPWWTGGLRQLLLGAAAAGATYLIGSLIGVPGGL; this is translated from the coding sequence GTGACCGACACCCCAGCGGCGCTGCGCGAGGCGCACCACGCGGACGTCTCCGGCGGCTGGCTACGCCCGGCCGTCTTCGGCGCGATGGACGGCCTGGTCACCAACATCGCCCTGATCGCCGGCGTCGGCGGCGGCGGAGTGTCGCCTCGCAACATCGTGCTCACCGGCAGCGCCGGCCTCGTGGCCGGTGCGATCTCGATGGGGCTCGGCGAGTACACAAGCGTGCGCTCCGCCAACGAACAGGTCGCCGCCGAGGTGGCCAAGGAGCGACGGGAACTGGAACGGCACCCCGAGGCGGAGGCCCGGGAGTTGGCCGACGCGTGGGTGGCCCGGGGCCTGCCCCGAGACCTTGCCACCCAGGTCGCCGAGGCGGTGCGGCGCGACCCGGAGGAGGCGCTGCGGGTGCACGTCCGGGAGGAGTTGGGCGTCGACCCCGACGACCAGCCCAGCCCGTGGGCCGCGGCGATCTCGTCGTTCCTGTTCTTCTCGGTGGGCGCGCTGGTTCCGCTCCTGCCGTACCTGCTCGGCGCCACCGAACTGTGGCTGGCGCTCGCCGTCGGCGGGCTCGGGCTGTTCGTCGCCGGTGCCGTGGTGGCCCGCTTCACCAACCGTCCCTGGTGGACCGGTGGGCTGCGCCAGTTGCTGCTGGGCGCCGCGGCGGCCGGCGCCACCTACCTGATCGGCTCGCTGATCGGCGTACCCGGCGGGCTGTGA
- the map gene encoding type I methionyl aminopeptidase: MTVRPPLTPGTLSPMRPVPSQIARPEYVGKKRPQEWRGSHVQTPETIEKMRIASRLAAQATQLAGEHCKPGVTTDEIDKVVHEFLCDHGAYPSTLGYKGFPKSCCTSLNEVICHGIPDTTVLTDGDIINVDVTAYIGGVHGDTDATFCVGEVSEEARLLVERTHEAMMRGIRAVAPGRQINVVGRVIESYAKRFGYGVVRDFTGHGIGEAFHSGLYVPHYDSPRPTDIMEPGMTFTIEPMITLGTYQYDMWDDGWTVVTKDRKWTAQFEHTIVVTDDGHEILTLP, translated from the coding sequence ATGACCGTCCGTCCGCCGCTGACACCAGGCACGCTCTCCCCGATGCGACCGGTGCCATCCCAGATCGCCCGACCGGAGTACGTGGGCAAGAAGCGCCCGCAGGAGTGGCGTGGCTCGCACGTGCAGACGCCGGAGACCATCGAGAAGATGCGGATCGCCAGCCGGCTCGCCGCCCAGGCGACCCAGCTCGCCGGCGAGCACTGCAAGCCCGGCGTGACCACCGACGAGATCGACAAGGTGGTGCACGAGTTCCTCTGCGACCACGGGGCGTACCCGTCGACGCTGGGCTACAAGGGCTTCCCGAAGTCCTGCTGCACCAGCCTCAACGAGGTCATCTGCCACGGCATCCCGGACACCACGGTCCTGACCGACGGCGACATCATCAACGTCGACGTCACCGCGTACATCGGTGGGGTGCACGGTGACACCGATGCCACCTTCTGCGTCGGCGAGGTCAGCGAAGAGGCCCGGCTGCTGGTCGAGCGGACCCACGAGGCCATGATGCGCGGCATCCGCGCTGTCGCCCCCGGTCGCCAGATCAACGTCGTCGGCCGCGTCATCGAGTCGTACGCCAAGCGGTTCGGCTACGGCGTGGTCCGCGACTTCACCGGCCACGGCATCGGCGAGGCATTCCACAGCGGCCTCTACGTGCCGCACTACGACAGCCCGCGCCCAACGGACATCATGGAGCCGGGCATGACGTTCACCATCGAGCCGATGATCACCCTCGGCACCTACCAGTACGACATGTGGGACGACGGGTGGACAGTGGTCACCAAGGACCGGAAGTGGACGGCGCAGTTCGAGCACACCATCGTGGTGACCGACGATGGCCACGAAATCCTGACCCTTCCGTGA
- a CDS encoding STAS domain-containing protein: MDQGGAPPVFSASAEIDGDHLHVVVAGEVDMATADTMLQTALREPAGKITLDLSAVTFFDSAAIHALVRLAQQFSGKLTVRPSRQVRRVLEISGLGEQSWLDPA, encoded by the coding sequence GTGGATCAAGGGGGAGCACCGCCCGTCTTCTCCGCCAGCGCCGAGATCGACGGTGACCACCTCCACGTGGTGGTGGCCGGTGAGGTCGACATGGCGACCGCGGACACGATGCTCCAGACGGCGCTGCGCGAGCCCGCCGGGAAGATCACTCTCGACCTGAGCGCGGTCACCTTCTTCGACTCGGCCGCCATCCACGCCCTGGTCCGGCTCGCCCAGCAGTTCTCGGGAAAGCTCACAGTTCGTCCGTCCCGGCAGGTCCGCCGCGTGCTGGAGATCTCCGGCCTCGGCGAGCAGAGCTGGCTCGACCCGGCCTAG
- a CDS encoding SpoIIE family protein phosphatase, whose protein sequence is MSSAQGGADIGHPALSGRETPPMLTAAFAAGGEMGGRLASFDWSSGPLGEPGQWPPALANAVGMMLASSAPIVMFWGDEQLAFYNDAYRPTIGDKHPDVIGQPARPYWSETWAVLGPLLDSVRSTGRSYRGEDHPFLLNRHGFVEQTYFNVSYDPIRGDDGSVSGVYCIVSETTGRVLGERRLRALSELGAELNDIGSAAELGRTAAGVLGRHRADVPFALIYLADDSDQLTLAGCAGTTPPAVDVASQLLARLTADGVPATVEVAALLDVLPVDAADQALVLPLTATNQTVGALVVGVARQLPLGDDYRNFLDLVAAQISRAVGTQRAYEQERARATELAALDRAKTNFFANVSHEFRTPLTLVLGPLEDMLADPELPATETDRLTMMHRNALRLLKLVNTVLDFSRLESGRLAARYQPTDLAGYTARLASTFRSATERAGLRLVVDCPPLPTPVFVDRDMWEKIVLNLVSNAVKFTFDGEIRVRIRVVEGAARLEVTDTGVGIVPDELPHVFERFHRVPGVRARTHEGTGIGLALVRELVEMHGGAVGLTSEVDVGSTFTVTVPFGSTHLPADRVAAFDPLPVGEPEQARLFVAETALWAGVAPTPQADHQAAKGAPAGRILVVDDNADLQEHVSRLLSGTWDVVTANDGLDALPLARDGGFDLVLTDVMMPRLDGFGLVSALRADPRTRHVPIVLLSARAGSAEAVAGLAVGADDYLTKPFSAQELVARVRANVELGQLRGQIIRRLRALADAAVAVNTARSTADVLQVAARHALSLAEAARVVVTANEARFEADGGGTTAAAPSFVAELTGTTGKQLGELQVWRADGDEAQTDDAALTQLARLVGVRLENAQLYEAEHRIATTLQHSLLPRSLPQLPGAVVASRYLPGGADVEVGGDWYDAIALNGDELVLVIGDVVGKGVRAAAAMGQLRNALRAYVLEGFDPGGSLTRLNRLVGSTEGRSFATVVCLLFNPRTGRLRYASAGHPSPLLITGGDVAFLHDRALGPPVGALPSATYESVEAELPAGSRLLLYTDGLIEDRQLGIDAALAQLRIDAASPSEHVADLIDAVVERVTGRPRRDDVAVLALEAAELNRFALRLPADPTRLSVLRKRLEDFLVAHSVGETDLFDLTVAVSEAAANAIEHPVHPAEAMISVEVAIEGRTVTAIVRDSGQWRESTGSGFRGRGLALIRALGDLSVRRTDEGTEVTLRRQLQD, encoded by the coding sequence ATGAGCTCGGCCCAGGGGGGCGCGGACATCGGGCACCCCGCCCTGTCCGGCCGCGAGACTCCTCCGATGCTGACGGCCGCGTTCGCGGCCGGCGGCGAGATGGGCGGGCGGCTGGCCTCCTTCGACTGGTCCTCGGGCCCGCTGGGTGAGCCCGGTCAGTGGCCCCCGGCACTCGCCAACGCGGTCGGGATGATGCTCGCCTCCAGCGCGCCGATCGTCATGTTCTGGGGCGACGAGCAGTTGGCCTTCTACAACGACGCCTACCGGCCGACCATTGGTGACAAACACCCGGACGTGATCGGCCAACCGGCCCGCCCGTACTGGTCGGAGACCTGGGCGGTGCTCGGTCCGCTGCTCGACAGCGTCCGGAGCACCGGACGCTCCTACCGTGGCGAGGACCACCCCTTCCTGCTGAACCGGCACGGCTTTGTCGAGCAGACCTACTTCAACGTCTCGTACGACCCGATCCGGGGTGACGACGGGTCGGTCAGTGGCGTCTACTGCATCGTCAGCGAGACCACCGGGCGGGTGCTCGGCGAGCGCCGGCTGCGAGCGCTGTCCGAGCTGGGTGCCGAGCTGAACGACATCGGCAGCGCCGCCGAACTGGGTCGGACCGCCGCCGGAGTGCTCGGCCGGCACCGGGCGGACGTGCCGTTCGCCCTGATCTATCTGGCTGACGACAGCGACCAGCTCACCCTGGCCGGTTGCGCCGGCACCACCCCGCCCGCCGTCGATGTCGCGTCGCAGCTGCTGGCCCGGTTGACCGCCGATGGCGTGCCCGCCACTGTCGAGGTGGCCGCTCTGCTCGACGTGTTGCCTGTCGACGCCGCCGACCAGGCCCTCGTGCTGCCCCTCACGGCTACCAACCAGACGGTCGGCGCGCTGGTAGTCGGCGTGGCCCGTCAGTTGCCGCTCGGCGACGACTACCGCAACTTCCTCGACCTGGTCGCCGCCCAGATCTCCCGGGCGGTCGGCACCCAGCGGGCGTACGAGCAGGAACGGGCCCGCGCCACCGAGTTGGCCGCGCTGGACCGGGCGAAGACCAACTTCTTCGCCAACGTCAGTCACGAGTTCCGCACCCCACTGACCCTGGTGCTCGGCCCGCTGGAGGACATGCTGGCCGACCCGGAGCTGCCCGCCACCGAAACCGACCGGCTCACGATGATGCACCGCAACGCGCTGCGCCTGCTCAAGCTGGTCAACACCGTGCTGGACTTCTCCCGGCTGGAGTCCGGTCGGCTCGCCGCCCGCTACCAGCCCACCGACCTCGCCGGTTACACCGCCCGGCTGGCCAGCACCTTCCGCTCAGCCACCGAGCGGGCCGGGTTGCGACTGGTGGTGGACTGCCCGCCGCTGCCGACGCCGGTCTTCGTCGACCGGGACATGTGGGAAAAGATCGTCCTCAACCTGGTGTCGAACGCGGTCAAGTTCACCTTCGACGGCGAGATCAGGGTGCGGATCCGGGTGGTGGAGGGCGCGGCCCGGCTGGAGGTGACGGACACCGGCGTCGGCATCGTGCCGGACGAGCTGCCGCACGTCTTCGAACGGTTCCACCGGGTGCCCGGGGTGCGGGCACGCACCCACGAAGGCACCGGCATCGGCCTCGCGCTGGTCCGGGAACTGGTCGAGATGCACGGCGGTGCGGTCGGGTTGACCAGCGAAGTCGACGTGGGCAGCACCTTCACGGTGACCGTTCCGTTCGGTTCGACGCACCTTCCGGCGGACCGGGTGGCGGCGTTCGACCCGTTGCCCGTGGGTGAGCCCGAGCAGGCCCGGCTCTTCGTGGCGGAGACCGCGCTGTGGGCCGGTGTCGCACCGACACCCCAGGCCGACCATCAGGCCGCGAAGGGCGCCCCGGCTGGCCGGATCCTGGTCGTCGACGACAACGCCGACCTGCAGGAGCACGTCAGTCGGCTGCTCTCCGGAACCTGGGACGTGGTCACCGCGAACGACGGGCTCGACGCCCTGCCGTTGGCTCGCGACGGCGGGTTCGACCTGGTGCTCACCGACGTGATGATGCCCCGGTTGGACGGGTTCGGGCTGGTGAGCGCGCTGCGCGCCGATCCGCGTACCCGGCATGTGCCGATCGTGCTGCTCTCCGCCCGCGCCGGCTCCGCGGAGGCCGTCGCCGGTCTCGCCGTCGGCGCCGACGACTACCTCACCAAGCCGTTCTCCGCCCAGGAGCTGGTCGCCCGGGTGCGGGCCAACGTGGAGCTGGGCCAGCTGCGCGGGCAGATCATCCGCCGGCTCCGGGCGCTGGCCGACGCGGCGGTGGCGGTGAACACCGCCCGATCCACAGCCGACGTGCTCCAGGTCGCCGCGCGGCACGCGTTGAGCCTCGCCGAGGCGGCCCGGGTGGTGGTCACCGCGAACGAGGCGCGCTTCGAGGCGGACGGCGGCGGCACCACCGCCGCCGCCCCGTCCTTCGTGGCCGAGCTGACCGGCACCACCGGCAAGCAGCTCGGTGAGTTGCAGGTCTGGCGGGCGGACGGCGACGAGGCGCAGACCGACGACGCCGCGCTGACCCAGCTGGCCCGGCTCGTCGGGGTGCGGCTGGAGAACGCGCAGCTCTACGAAGCCGAACACCGCATCGCCACCACCCTGCAGCACAGCCTGCTGCCCCGGTCGCTGCCCCAGCTGCCCGGCGCGGTGGTGGCCAGCCGCTACCTGCCCGGCGGCGCCGACGTCGAGGTCGGCGGCGACTGGTACGACGCGATCGCGCTGAACGGCGACGAACTGGTGCTGGTCATCGGGGACGTGGTCGGTAAGGGCGTCCGGGCCGCCGCGGCGATGGGGCAACTGCGCAACGCGCTGCGGGCGTACGTGCTGGAGGGCTTCGATCCGGGTGGGTCGCTGACCCGGCTCAACCGCCTGGTCGGCTCCACCGAGGGCCGGTCCTTCGCGACAGTGGTCTGCCTGCTGTTCAACCCCCGCACCGGTCGACTGCGGTACGCGAGCGCCGGTCACCCGTCCCCACTGTTGATCACCGGAGGCGACGTGGCGTTCCTGCACGACCGGGCGCTCGGTCCACCGGTCGGCGCACTCCCCAGCGCGACGTACGAGTCGGTCGAGGCCGAGTTGCCGGCCGGCAGTCGACTGCTGCTCTACACCGACGGGCTGATCGAGGACCGTCAGCTCGGCATCGATGCCGCACTGGCCCAGCTTCGCATCGACGCGGCCAGCCCGAGTGAGCACGTGGCCGATCTGATCGACGCGGTGGTCGAGCGGGTCACCGGCCGACCGCGCCGCGACGACGTGGCGGTCCTCGCCCTGGAGGCTGCCGAGCTGAACCGCTTCGCCCTACGGCTACCGGCGGACCCGACCCGGCTCAGCGTGCTGCGAAAGCGCCTGGAGGACTTCCTGGTCGCGCACTCCGTCGGCGAGACCGACCTGTTCGACCTGACCGTCGCCGTCTCCGAGGCCGCCGCCAACGCCATCGAGCACCCGGTCCACCCCGCCGAGGCCATGATCAGCGTGGAAGTGGCCATCGAGGGTCGGACGGTGACGGCCATTGTGCGCGACAGCGGGCAGTGGCGGGAGTCGACCGGCTCCGGCTTCCGGGGCCGCGGCCTGGCCCTGATCAGAGCGCTGGGCGACCTGTCGGTACGGCGTACCGATGAGGGCACCGAGGTGACGCTGCGCCGGCAGCTGCAGGACTGA
- a CDS encoding pyridoxamine 5'-phosphate oxidase family protein: MGKVYPEIDGRLRDFIGAQPLFFVATAPSGAEGHVNVSPKGMRGTFVILGPHRVAYLDYHGSGAETIAHLRDNGRITLMFCAFDGPPKIVRLHGRGTTVAVTEDAFADRLADFPAPPDVHAVRAVVTVEVERVSDSCGYAVPLMDFRAERDLLLTSHSRRSSEDLVDYRATKNAASIDGLPVF, from the coding sequence ATGGGCAAGGTTTATCCGGAGATCGACGGTCGACTGCGTGACTTCATCGGGGCCCAGCCGCTCTTCTTCGTGGCGACCGCCCCGTCCGGTGCCGAGGGGCACGTCAACGTGTCACCGAAGGGCATGCGGGGCACGTTCGTGATTCTTGGGCCGCACCGGGTGGCCTACCTCGACTATCACGGCAGTGGGGCGGAGACCATCGCCCACCTGCGGGACAACGGCCGGATCACGCTGATGTTCTGTGCCTTCGACGGCCCGCCGAAGATCGTCCGGTTGCACGGTCGGGGCACCACCGTCGCGGTGACCGAGGACGCCTTCGCCGATCGGCTCGCCGACTTTCCCGCACCGCCGGACGTGCACGCCGTCCGGGCGGTCGTCACGGTCGAGGTGGAGCGGGTCAGTGACTCCTGCGGATACGCGGTGCCACTGATGGACTTCCGGGCCGAACGTGATCTGTTACTCACCTCACACTCCCGCCGCAGCTCAGAGGATCTGGTCGATTACCGGGCCACCAAGAACGCGGCAAGCATCGACGGGCTGCCGGTCTTCTGA
- a CDS encoding gamma-glutamyl-gamma-aminobutyrate hydrolase family protein — translation MRAPQSRTRPARRPLIGVSAYVEPADWAVWRGVRAVLVPEAYTRAVTAAGGRAVVLPPDDVDADVVAVLDGLLLAGGADVGPGRYGQPADPRTEDRPDRDAGELTVLAAALAAEVPVLGVCRGMQLLAVAYGGALHQHLPDVVGHDAHRPAPGVYGAHAVRFAPGSLAASVLAGVDQVNSYHHQAVADPGRLTVTGWAGDGVVEAVEDPALPFVLGVQWHPENESDPRPITALVRAAGQRV, via the coding sequence TTGCGAGCCCCGCAGTCGCGAACCAGGCCGGCCAGGAGGCCGCTGATCGGGGTCAGCGCATACGTCGAACCCGCCGACTGGGCTGTCTGGCGGGGTGTGCGGGCGGTGCTGGTGCCGGAGGCGTACACCCGGGCGGTGACGGCCGCGGGCGGCCGGGCGGTGGTCCTGCCGCCGGACGACGTCGACGCGGACGTGGTGGCTGTCCTGGACGGGTTGCTGTTGGCCGGTGGCGCGGACGTCGGTCCGGGGCGGTACGGCCAGCCGGCCGACCCGCGTACCGAGGATCGGCCGGACCGGGATGCCGGCGAGCTGACAGTGTTGGCCGCCGCGCTCGCCGCCGAGGTGCCGGTGCTGGGCGTGTGTCGGGGGATGCAGTTGCTCGCCGTCGCGTACGGCGGCGCCCTGCACCAGCACCTGCCCGACGTGGTGGGTCACGACGCGCACCGCCCGGCGCCCGGCGTGTACGGCGCGCACGCGGTGCGGTTCGCGCCGGGGAGCCTGGCCGCCTCGGTGTTGGCGGGGGTCGACCAGGTCAACTCGTACCACCACCAGGCGGTCGCCGACCCGGGCCGGCTCACGGTGACCGGTTGGGCGGGGGACGGCGTGGTCGAGGCGGTGGAGGACCCGGCCCTGCCGTTCGTGCTCGGGGTGCAGTGGCATCCGGAGAACGAGTCGGATCCCCGCCCGATCACGGCGCTGGTGCGGGCCGCTGGCCAGCGGGTGTGA